In Streptomyces sp. 71268, the DNA window GGACAGGAACTGCTGGATGAGATAGCCGTTGGCGCCGTGCAGTTCGATGCCGTCGAAGCCGGCGTCCACCGCGCGCCGTGCCGCGTCCGCGAACGCCGCGACCTCGCCCGCCACCTCGCTGGTCGCCAGGGCGCGCGGGACGGGCGCGGGCAGCCTCCCCCGAGGCCCGGTGAACAGCTCGGCCTCCAGCCGCACGGCGGACGGCGCCACGGGACGGAACCCCGCGACCGCCTCGTGCCCCACCCGCCCGGCGTGCATGAGCTGGGCGAAGATCCGCCCGCCGGCCGTGTGCACGGCCTCGGTCACCGGCCGCCAGGCGGCGACCTGTTCGTCGTTGTGCAGCCCCGGTGTGTACGGGTTCGACTGCCCTTGCAGACTCGGCTGCACGCCCTCGCTGACGAGCAGCCCGGCACTGGCGCGCTGGGCGTAGTACGTTGCCGTGGACGGCGTCGGCAGCCCGTCGACGGTCGCCCGCGCCCGGGACATCGGGGCCATCACGATGCGGTTGGGAAGCGTGCGTCCGCCGAGCTGGTAACTGTCGAACAGGCTGGTCATGACGGGTCTCCGAGCTGGTCGATGAAGCGTGGTGCGGTCGTGGGTTACGCTAAAACCTGACACTGACGTCAGAGGCAACTCTTGTGAGCAGGACCACAGGGCCACGGGTTCGGGGCCCGGGGAGGCGTGGACTCCATGCGTATCGGCGAGCTGGCGCGGCGGACCGGCGTGAGCGTGCGATCGCTGCGCTACTACGAGGAGCAGCACCTGCTCCCGGCGGTGCGCTCGACCAGCGGGCAGCGGCAGTACCCGGAATCCGCGGTCGGCCGCGTCGAGTTGATCCAGCAGCTCTACGCCGCGGGCCTGTCCAGCAAGACGATCCTGGGCATCATGCCGTGCATGGTCACGGGCGAGGTGACGCCCATGCTGCTCGACCGCCTCACGGGCGAACGGGACCGCATCGACCAGCAGATCGCCGGCCTGACGAGCACCCGCGACCGGCTGGACGCCATCATCTCCGCCTCAAGTGACCTCATGAGCAGGGGCGAGCGCTGCACCACACACGGCCTCCTGCCCGGCGAGCACCTGCACGACCTGTGCTCGTCCGCCTCAACGGTCAAGTAGGCGTAACCGCAAGCCAGTTGACGGCACGTCAGGCCTGCGGTCTCGACCAACCCTCGCGACGCCCGCGCCCGTGCTCCCGACCGCCCCCGGCCCTCTGACCCTCAGTCCTCGGCCGGTGCGTCGGCGACCAGGGAGCCACCCAGGAACAGCGACTCGGAACACTGGGTCGGCCGAGGCGCCTTGACCGGCTTGCCCACCTCGCGGCAGCTCACGGAGATACTGATCCTGCTCTTGGCGGGTACCTGGATCGGCGTGACGAAGTGGTAGTCCGAGTCGCGGAAGTTCTCAAGCGCCAGGTTGAGGATCTGCCCGTCCTGGCTGGAGACGGTCAGCGTCCCGGCGTCGCCCTGCGGGTTCTGCACCACGATGTCGGTGAGCGCGAACGTCTTGCCCTCGGGCACCGTGTAGGCGTCCCGCGTGGTGGAGGAGCCGCCCACCGCGTCGCGCACCTGCACGCGGGCGCTCTTCGGCGCGGCCGGGCCGCCCGGTTCGCCGGGCTTGCCGCTCCCGCCGCCATTGCCGTTGCCCGCCGTGTTGCCCTGGCTGCCGCCACCGTTCCGGCCGCCGTTCTGGCCCGCGCCGCCGGTGTTGCCGGCGGTGCTCCCGCCGTTGGCGCCGCCGCCGGTCGCCTCGCCCCCGTTGGCCCCGCCACCGGTCGCGCCGGCCGTGTCGCCGCCCTGCCCCGGGGGCCTGTCGCCCTGCTCGCCGTTCTTGTTCTCGTCGATCGCCGACTCGATCGCCTCCGGCGTGATGGCCTCCCGGGCCGCCGACCGCACGGTGGGCCGCAGCAGCGAGTACCAGAGCCCGGCCAACACGCCCACCAGCAGCACCGCGACGATCAGCGCGCGGGGTAACCAGTGCGGCAGGATGGCCTGCTGTTCGTACGAGCCGTCCACCACCACCGGCGCGTGCGGCGCGGCGGCGTCGACGCCCTCCGCGCCCCGCGCCGTGGCCACGACCTGGAACGGATGGGTGATCGGTGCGCCGCGCCACAGCCGGTTCGTGGGGCGCACCGCGATCTGCGCGAACTTCGCCTGGCCGGGCGGGATGGTCAGCTCGGCCGGCTCGAAGGTCACCTTGGCCCGCTCCGTGCCCTCCTGGGTGGCCAGGTCCAGCGTCAGCGGGGTGTTGCCCAGGTTGTCGACGGCCAGCTTGTGCCGACCGCGCCAGGGGCTGTGCGAGGAACGCGGCACGAGCTCGGCGGTGACCTCGGCGAACGGCAGGATGGTGATGGTCCGTTCGGGCACCTGGGTGTGCTCGGTGTCATTGGTCGGAATCACCCGCAGACCGAGCGGCATCGGGCCCGCGGAGATCCGCGGACTCCGCGGCGGGCGCAGCGACAACGTGGCGGTGCCCGATGCGCCGGGGTAGAGAGACAGCGCCGCTGGTTCTACTGTGACCCAGGCGGCACAAGGCCCGACCACCTCGAATCGGAACTCCTCAACGGTGGTTCCCGAGTTGAGTACCTGTACGGGGAGATCGGCCTCGCCGCCGGGCTGAACGGAGACGGGCGAGTCGTCCAAGCTGGCCGAAACACTCATGCCCGGACGGTACGGCGTGCCGCACAGGACAGGAGTGGCCGAGCAGGAACACTTTCGGGCAGAACCAGGTTCGCTCTGAGCCATCGGTTCCTTCCCGGGTGAGGAACAGCGCGGGTAAGGGAAAGAGCGCCACATCTGGGGGTGGCACAACGACGCACCTGAGGGGTGGCGCGGGTTCCGTTTGTGTCAGGTCCATGGCAGATAGGGGGGCGGGAGAGCGATATGCATCCGGCGAGCGCGGAGCGCATCCTGGTGGACCTTCGAGCACAGGATCCGGTGTCCCAGGCGGGCGTGGCCAGCCAGCTCCGTACCAGACCAGAGGTACGGATCGTCGACCCAGCGGGGACCGAGGACGCGCAGGTGGTCCTCGTGGTGGTCGACCTCATCGACGACGAGGTGCTGAGCCTGCTGCGGCAACTCCAACGCACCGGCACGGCCCGCGGCGTGCTGGTCACCACGCACATCGACGAACAGCAGCTGGTCAGCGCCGCCGAGTGCGGCTTCGTCGGCGTCATCCGGCGCACCGAGGCGACGCCCGAGCGCCTGGTGCAGGTCATCGCGGCGGTGGCCAAGGGCGAGGGACACGTGCCGGCCGACCTGCTCGGCACCCTGCTCGCCCAGGTCGGCCGCCTCCAGGGGGAGGTGCTCGGCCCGCGCGGGCTCAACTTCACCGGGCTCTCCGCACGCGAGATCGAGGTCCTGCGGCTGGTCGCCGAGGGGTACGACACCGCCGACATCGCGCTCAAGCTCGCCTACTCCGAGCGCACCATCAAGAACGTCCTGCACGCGGTGATGACCCGGCTCAACCTCCGCAACCGCTCGCACGCGGTGGCGTACGCGCTCCGCCAGGGCCTGATCTGACGCGCCACCACCGGGCCGCGCGCCCGTAGTTCGCACCCTCGCACGCGCGCGCCGGCGTGCCCTCGCGGGCGTGCGGGATGAGTGGCGCGCGACCAGCAACCCTGTTCGCTGCGGCTGCGACCCTGTGGTGTCACCCGTGTCGCTGAGGCGGCTGTGCGGGTTGTGCGACGTGTTCAGGCTGTGGTGGTTGTGGTGGCTGCGCCGACTGTGACGGGTGGCTGCGCTGACTGTGACAGGTGGTGGTGACGGGGTGGCCGCGATGGCTGCGACAGGTGGTGGTGATGGATGGCCGAGATGACGGTGAGCCTGGACTGTGAATCGTGTCTGGCTGTGCGGGTGACGGTGGCTGGGACCGTGGTGAACCCCGGGGTGGCTGAGGCCCGGGTGGTGCCGGGTGGGTGGGTGCTCCCGTGGGGTGGCCCGTCGCGCTGCCCCTTCGGGCAGGCGCCGTACCCGAAGGGCTGGCTCGGTCCCCGCTGTCGGGCGTGGGCGCGCGGGTGAGGCTGGAGCCCGGCGCGCGGGCCAGGGCGCGGACAAGGCTGGCCGGGCGTACCGACGCGGCATGGGCGTCATGGACCGACTGGGGGGTTCTGTGCGGGGGCGTGAGCGCTTTCCAACGCGGACCGGAACCGACACCGCGGGCCGCGCCCGGTGGTGGCCGGCTCGATGGCGTCCGAGCGTGCGGCTGAGCGCGTTGCGACCCGCGTCGCGCGGCAGCGGCGGCTCGCGGGCCGACGGCGAACCGGCCGAGCGCTCCGACGCGTTCCGCGTCGCCGCCCTGACCCTCGCCCTGCTGCTCGCCGTGAGCGTCGTCCCGGGCGTCGCCGTCGACCGCGGATCACCCGCCCCGGAGGGCGTCACACCGGCTGTCGTAGAGCGGTCCCTTGACCCGGGGGAGTCGACCGAGGTGGTCAAGGAGGTCCGGACGCCCGTCGTACCGCCCCGGCCGGACGTGGTGCTGCTCGTGGACGCCACGCTCAGCATGCAGGACACCCTCACCGACCTGCGGGACGACCTCGAAAAGATCACCACAGGGGTACGCGCGTCACAGCCTGACTCGCAGTTCGCGGTGGCCAGGTACGGCGATCAGACGGACGGGGAGCGGGTCTTCGAGGTCAAGCAGGCCCTCACGCACGACCTGAAGGCCGTGACCACGGCGGTCAACGCCCTCAAGGCCGACCTGGGGCAGGGCAGCCCCGGCCCGGCCGAGGACTGGATCAACGCGCTGTGGCAGATCGCCAACGGGGCCGACGGCAAGACGCGGTTCCGGGAAGACGCGAGCCCGGTCGTGGTCCTGGTCGGCGACGCGTCGAGCCACGACCCCAGCAAGGGGCACACCCTGACCGACGCGACCAACGCCCTGGTGGACGCGGGCGTACGGGTGATCGGCGTCGACGTGGAGACGTACCTCGGCGACGGGTTGAACGGCAACGGCGACAACGGCAACGGCCCCGGCCAGAACGGCGAGCCGACCCATGAACCGAACCAGGCCACCAAGGTCATCCAGGCCACGAACGGCACCCTCTTCCAGGGCATCGACGCGGACCAGGTGGCCGAGAAGATCACCGAGGGCCTGACCAACCTGCCCACCACCGTCAGCCACCAACCCGTCAACTGCGACCCCGCGCTCCGGGTACGCCTGGAGCCCGAGTCCCAGCAGGTCACGAGCGGCCAGGTGGCCACCTTCCGGGAGACCATCGAACTCGCCGAGGACGCCCCGCAGGGGGCGGCGGTGGAGTGCGGTGTCCAGTTCCTGTTGGACGGCAAGGTGCCGGACCCGGACAGCACGGTGCACGGCAACCTCTTCGACGACGCGTCGCAGGAGCCCGGCGACGGAGACGCGCGTACGGGTCCGACGGACGGCCGCGGCGAGCGTGACACCGTCACGACCGTGACCGGCGGCACCATCGCCGGTACGCACGGAGGCCAGCACGGAACGCAGACGGGCGGCACGCTCGGCGGGGCACTCGGCGGCACCACCGCGACGTCGTGGGGCGGGCATCACGGGGGCCAGCACGGGGGCCACGAAGGTGGCCAACAGGGAGGCCAGCACGGTGGGCCGGGGGGTGACCCGGGCGGTCCTGGCGGACCCGGTGGTGATCCGGGTGGGCCCGGTGGTCCTGGTGGTGATCCGGGTGGTCCGGGTGGTCCTGGTGGTGACCCGGGTGGTCCGGGCGGTCCCGGCGGACCTGGTGGCGATCCGGGTGGTCCGGGTGGTCCTGGCGGTGACCCGGGTGGACCCGGTGGCGATCCGGGTGGGCCTGGCGATCCGGGTGGTCCCGGTGGTGACCCGGGTGGCCCCGGCGGCCCCGGCGGCGACCCAGGGGGTCCTGGTGGTGACCCCGGCGGTCCCGGCGGCGACCCGGGTGGCCCCGGCGGTGACGATGACGACCCGCCGCCCGCCCCCAACTACCGGCAACGCATCACCATCGCCGTCAACGACGTCACCGCGCCGGTGATCGTGGTGGACGACCGTACGGTGGACGCCACGGACGGCCGCGGCGCGCGGATCACCTTCCCGGCCACCGCCGTGGACGAGGTGGACGGCCCGCTGCCCGTCACCTGCGACCCGCGCTCCGGTTCGCTGTTCCCCGTCGGCCGGACCACCGTGACCTGCACCGCGACCGACTCGGCGGCCAACGAGGGCACCGATACGGCCACCTTCACCGTACTGCCCGCACCCGTGCCGCCCGACCCACCGGACCCGCCGGACCAACCCGACCCACCGGACCCGTCCGACCCACCGCGTCCGCCCGACCCGCCCCGGCCGCCCAGCGCCGACGTCGCGGTCAGCGCGACCATCGCGCCCGCCCGGGCCTACCCGGGCCAGCGGATCTCGGCCGGGTTCGTGATCACCAACGCCGGCCCCGACACCGCGCGCGACGTCGTCCTCGACACCACCTGGCCGCGCACCAGGGACGCGGACCGGCGCACCCTGGCGCCCCCGACGGCCTGCACTCGCCGCGCGCCCTGCTCCATCGCACCCGGCGGGCGGCTCGTAGTGACCCAGAGGGCCGAGTACCGCGCGGCGGTCACCGGTGACGTACGGGCGTCCGTACGCGGCTCGCTCGCCGATCCCGACCAGCGCGACAACACGGCCACGGCCCGCATCCGCGTCCTCCAGCCGAAGCTGACCGTCACCCCGAAGGTCGGCACGCCCGGCGAGGTGGCGTTGGTGCGCGGCACGGACTTCCCGCCCGGCGCCGTGGTCTCGCTGTCCTGGAAGCCGGGCATCACACCCGCCCGCTCCTCCGTACGCGTCAGCCCGGACGGCACCTTCACCGTGCAGATGCTCGTACTCCGCAAGGACCACCTCGGCCCGCGCGAGCTGCGCGCCGACGTACGCGGGCTCGATCGACTGACGAAACCGTTCCTGGTGGTCCAACGCAACCTGCAACCACCGGACTTCGCGGGCCGCAGTTGACGTGGCCGCAGCCGGTGAGCGCGGCCGATCCGTCGGTCGACGTACGGGAACGGAACGGGACGGACGACGACGGAGGGAGACGGGTCGGTGATCCACGAGGTCGACGAGGTGCTGCGGACGCTGTTCCGTACGGACGTTCTGGAGGGGGCCCAGATCGCCGTCGTCTTCGACGCGCCCACCCGCGAGTGGGCGGCCAAGGTCAACGCCCCGACGATCAACCTGTACCTGTACGACATCCGGGAGGACATGCGGCTGCGGGAGCGCGGGTTGCACAACGAGTACGACGCGCGCGGCGTGGTCGTGGCCCGCCGCCGCCCGCCACGCTTCTTCAAGCTCTCGTACCTGATCACCGCCTGGACCAAGCGCCCCGAGGACGAACACCGGTTGCTCTCCTCACTCCTGGCCTGCCTGCTACGCCACGAGTCCCTGCCGAGCGAACGGCTGACCGGCGCGCTCGCCGACATCGGTGTCGCCGTCCCCATGACGGTCGCCCTGCCACCGCCCGAGGACCGCTCGTTCGCCGACGTGTGGAGCGCCCTCGGCGGCGAGCTGAAACCCTCGCTCGACCTGGTCGTCAGCGTCCCGGTCACGGAGTCCCCGGTCTACCCGGTGGGCCCACCCGTCACGGACGAGGGGCTGCGGCTCGGCTTCACGGATCACGACCCACAGGACCCGGCGGCCGGCACCCCGGCGCGCGAACGCACGCCGGGCGGCGCCGAGTTGCCGATCTACGGCCGCCAGCCGGGCCGCCCAGACCCGGCCGCTCGGGAACCTGGCACGGGTGAGCCCGGCGTGGGCACCAGCCCCGGCGCCGGGCGCCGCCGCCAGGCCGGGATCGGCCGCCGGATCTCGGAAGAACGGCGCGGATGAGCGAGGACGCCACGCACCTGGCCCACCACGACCTGAGCCTGCGCCACCTGCTGGCCAGGGCCGCCCTCGTCGAGGAGCGCGTACGCCGCGCCGTGGACGCCCGCCAGGCCACCGACCCGAACCCGGACGACGCGTTCCGTGGCCTCTACCTGGACGACCAGACCGTACGTCGCCTCCTGGACGAGGGCCGCACGACCGCCGGCCCCGACGCGACGGACGCGGACCAACTGGCGGCGGCGGAGGCATGGGCGGACCAGGCGGAAGCGCTCGGGGCCGGGCCGGGGGAGCCCGGGGAGTTGGGGCGGCTCCAGAAGAGGGTGGAGGTCACCACGGGCCCCACCCGCCTCCGCGCCCTCACCCGCGAGTTCGGCCTCACCCCACTCGACGTGGAGATCCTCCTCATCGCGCTCGTACCCGACCTGGACGACCGCTTCGAGCAGTTCTACGCGTACCTGAACGACGACGTGACCCGCCAACGCCCCTCGGCCGGCATCGCGCTCGGCCTGTGCGGCGTGTCGGCGGCCGACGCGCAGGCACGGGGCCGCCTGCACCCCGCCGCACCGCTACGCGCCGGCGGGCTACTGCTGGTCGATGAGCCCGAACGCCCTTTCCTGGCTCGCGCGTTGCGCGTTCCCGACCGGGTGACGGCGCACCTGCTGGGCCACGCCACCCCCGATCCCCGGGTGGCCGACGTCCTCGCGCCGTGGCACGGCGACCCGGGCACGAGCGGGCGGCACACGCCCGGCACGGGCGACCCGGCACCGTTGGCGCGGGCCATCGCCAGCGGCGTCGGGCTGACCTACGTACGCGAGGAACAGGGCGGCGCCGGCACGGCCCTCGCCGCGGCGGCGCTCTCCCACGCGGGCCGGTCGGTCATCGGCGTGGACCTGGAACGGCTGGCCGCCGACCCACACCCGACGGACGCCGTACGCACCCTCGTCCGCGAGGCCCGCCTCACCGGCGCCGGCCTGGTCGGCGCCCCCATCGACCCGCTGACCAGGGAGAAGCCGGAGGTGATCCGCCTCGTCGCGGAGGCGGACCTGCCCGTGATCCTGGTCGGCCGCGCCCCCTGGGACGCCACCTGGTCCGCCCGCCCACCCCTCCTGCTGCCCGCCCCCCCGCGTCGGCCCCGAGGCCCGCGCGGCCCTGTGGCAACAGGCCCACTCGGCACCGCTGGCCGCCGACCTGGACCTCACCCGCGTCCTGTCCCCCTTCCTCCTCACCCCGGCCCAGGTGGCCCAGGCGGCCCGCAGCGCGGCGCAGGTGGCCACCCTCAACGGCGGCGAGGTCCAGGCCGAGGACGTACGCGCCGGCGCCCGCGCCCAGAACGCCGCCGGCCTCGACCGCCTGGCCCGCCGCATCGAACCCGCCGTCACCTGGGACGACCTGGTCCTCCCCGCCGACCCCCTGGCCCAACTCCGCGAACTCGCCGCCCGCGCCCGCCACCGCGACCGCGTCCTGGGCGAATGGGGCATGCGCCCCGGCGGCGGCCGTGGCCGCGGCGTGGCGGCCCTGTTCGCGGGTGACTCGGGTACGGGCAAGACGATGTCGGCCGAGGTCATCGCGGCAGACCTGGGCCTCGACCTCTACACGGTCGACCTGGCCACGGTCATCGACAAGTACGTCGGCGAGACCGAGAAGAACCTGGAGAAGATCTTCTCCGAGGCCACCGGCATCAACGGCGTCCTCCTCTTCGACGAGGCCGACGCGATCTTCGGCAAACGCTCGGAGGTCAAGGACGCCCACGACCGCTACGCCAACGTCGAAAGCGCCTACCTCCTCCAACGCATGGAGTCCTTCGACGGCCTGGCCATCCTCTCCACCAACCTCCGGGCCAACCTGGACGACGCGTTCACGCGCCGCCTGGACCTGGTGGTCGACTTCCCCATGCCGGACGCGGAGCAGCGGCGTGTGCTGTGGGAGCGGTGCCTTGGGCCGCTGCTGCCGCGAGCGGACGGCCTGGACCTCGACTTCTGCGCGGAGTCCTTCGAACTGGCGGGCGGCAACATCCGCTCGGTCGCGGTGACTGCGGCCTACCTGGCGGCGGAGTCCGGCGGGCCGGTGCGTATGGAGGACCTGATCCACGCGGTACAGCGCGAATACCAGAAGCTGGGCCGGCTGACGCTGGCTTCGGAGTTCGGGGAGTATGTGGGGTTGTTGGTGTGAGGGGTGGCTTGAGAGTGCTGGGTTAGACCTTGGTGATGGTGACGGGCGGGCCGGGCGGGGTGCGGCTCAAGCTCGCGATATCCGCGTCGCCGAACATTTTGGCCTCGGCTGCTCGAATCTCCTCGGCGGTCAGCGGCCCGTGGGTCTTCTCGTTAGCCGAGATCATCTCGGCTAGACCCTCGCGTTCGGTCTGGGACTGCATAGTGGTCTCACCGTATGCGGGCACCGAGCGCTTGTCGACGCGGGCGTGCACCGCGTCGACAATGTCTTCGTGTACGGAGACGGGCGTCGTGAGCCGCTCACTGGAGACGTAGGAATGAGTGGGCATACTTCACCCTAGCAAAAAGCTCACGAAAGTAGGCGAGTGGCGTGTGGTGCTGGTAGGGACACCGTGCCAGAATAAACCGCAAGCATGGGCGGAGGGCGTAGCCAGTAACGCTTACGCCGGCTTCTCGGAGCTTCGCTCGGTCGCGGTAGTTGAGGCGCATGAGGTGAGGGCGAATTCTGGAGATTATATCTCGTGTTGAATACTGAGCTAGTCAGAGTTCCGCACGGGGCGATATGCACAACCGAAGACCACTGACCCGCAGGGAGCGACTGATTCCGCACTTCTCTGCGATATTATGGGAAATTTGCGAGTGATGTCGCAGCCAGGTTGCGAACTTGGTCATCGGGGTCACTCCGAGAAACAGCCTCAACTATTTCCCTGAGGTCGCTCCAAGGAGTGTACATCGAGGCGATAGCTGCAGCCTTCCTCACGTCGGAGCTTTGAGAACTGAACCCGCTCTTCACTGCTTCAGAGATGCCTGTGGAGTATTCACCCGCTACTGCCGCCACCAGCATCAGGGCGAGCACTTTACCGTTCCAGTCTGGCTCGGAGTGGTAGAGGTCTAACAGCTCTTGAGGTTCGATCGTTTCGAACCTCTCTGAGATTGACCGTGCAACCTCCCTGAGATCGCCCTCACGTGTGCCCTTTATCGAATCACTCTCGATTGACAAGTAAATCAGGTCAAGTACCTCGTCCTCAATCAGGTGTATGCCGACACCTGTCGGTGATGCCCAGGTGAGCTCCGCAGGTTCTGACTCCGTTGCGGGGTAGCTTCCGTGGAAAATCCACTGTTTCTGCTCAGCAAAATTGGCCAGTTCTTGTGGGTCGATCTCATCTCGGAAGACCATATTCAGGCGCATGAATACCCTTTTGGTAGTAGCGGTCGAATGGTCAGCCTTTCGAATACATTGTCTTAATTTTCAACTATTCGTGCGCTCGAGTAATTCGCGTACCCCGACCTTGAGCATCCTAAACTCGTTTTCGATCTGCTCTGGGTCGGCTCCCGACAATTTGGCCTCTGCGTAGCGTTCAACTTGCTCGGCCAATGGATTAACGCTGTACCCGTCCGCCACGAGTATATTGCCTGACATGAGGAAGTTTTCGCTCATTATATGGGAATTTTCTGCGCGCGGAGACGTCTTTATCATCTCGATAAGGACGATGCCGAGGCGCTCTTCGCGCTTCTTCTGTTGATCTGGGTCTTGCGCAAGAGGTGCCATTATATTCATTTGTCCATCCATTTCGAGGATCGGATCCAGTCCCGTCACAACCCTAGATTGCACTAGGGCGTTGCGAATCGCCGTCGCACTTGGCACGCCGTGCATTCGACCTGTTTCTACCGATTGGATAAGCCTGTGATTCCTTCTCATCGCACGAATGAAAACTTCAAGAGCCTTCGCTGCGGTTTTAGTGCGCGGGTTTCCTCGACCGCGCAGTTCTGTTTCTTTGAATTCCGATGAACTCAAGTTCGCGGCAATTTCTTGATCGTCGAGAGGGTTGCCGTATGCCTTTTTTGATTTCAATCGCAAATCTTGAGCGGCGCTGAGGACGTCAATAACTTTTCCTTTCTTGTTCATCTTCTTCTTGGCGGCGTAAGCTCCAACGTTGTTAACCCTCCCGATTACACCAACAGAAGCGCTTCTCCGCTGGCTGTCGGGTGTGAATATCGAGACTCCCTTTTCGATTGCAAGAACTTTGACTCCGGGGCGAAAATACGCCATTACCATGCCTTTTTCGAAGGATGATAATTCGGTTAGAGAATTGGGGCGGCCGTTGGACCAGCCGTGAATTGCCTTAGTCAGCGTCGGACCACGGCCTTCATCCAGGAGTAGATGTGCAAAATATTCGCGTTCGGCTTCTACGAGGGCGGGGAGAATCATTTGGGCTAGCTGCCGATCTTTTATGCTGATTTTGTTGATTGTGACTGATGGGTTGATCTTGGCTTCTATTGAGCCATCTCGCGCCATCGTGAGGCTGGTGAGCCGGTATTCTTTACGCCATGCGGAGAGCCTCCGTTCTAAGGCTGTGCGATGTTTTCCGGATCCTACGTACTTAATGATCTTTGGAGTTAAGATGGCGGCAATGCGCTCTAGGCTGTCCCTTTTCTTTTGAGGGCTATCATCCTCGCGGGCATCTCTTCTGTGCCTCTCTTTTGCCTTATTGTTGTGTTCATTCTGATGCCGCTTTCTTCTAAGTCGCCCCCAAATCGCCCTCCCCTTCCGCGCGATCACCCCCACCAACTTGTCAAGCGCCCGCTTCACCGGCCTCCCCGCCGCCCGCAGCACGCTCTTCACCTTGTTGGCCAGCCCGCCAACCCCCACCAACGCGGCCAGGAACCCAATAAGCAGCGGAATGCTCGCCGCCAACGCGGCCTCGACCATCTTCGGAACCCCGGCACTGCCCCCACCCGCGATAGCGATCACCGCATCAAGGACCGCATTGACGAACTCAACGATCTGCGCACCCTGATTAACGATGAACGTAATAATGTCGACGATGCCCTTGACCGCCCGCACAAAAGCCGAAGCCGGAGTCAGCAGCGATATGATCCACGAAATGCCAGCGATAATGACCGTCGGCACCAGATAAGCCTTTAGGTCATCCAAAATCTTGGTCTTCAAGTCACCCGTATCGGCCTGGATCTCATCCATAGCCCCGGCCGGGCCCTCGCGCGACAGCGCGCCCGCGACCGGCACCGACTGTTCGACCTTCTCCATCGCCTGCTCCGGCACGCCCTTGCCGACGATGCGGGCGCGGAGGTTGTCCCAGGTGAGGCCGAGCATGGAGCCGACGAGCTGGATGATGCCCTTCATGTCGAACTGGGCCGGGATCTCGATGCCCTCCTTGGTGGCGGTGCCAAGGAGCCAGGCGACCAGGCCCTTCTTCAGGTGGTCGAGGATGTTGGAGGTGAAGAGGTTGAGGCCGGCGCCGACGGCCTTGACCAGGTTGCCCAGGAAGCCGATCGGGTCCTTGATGATCTTGCCGATGGCGGAGGCGGCCTTGGCGAGGATGCCCATCAGGAGGTTCTTCAGCTCCATGATGGTCTTGATCGCCCCGACGATCGCGTCCTTGGCCTTGGCGATCAGGCCCTTGTTGGCGTCCTGGAGCTTCTTGATCTCGTCGTCGACCTTGTTCAGGGCCTCCGTGTACTTCTGTGCCAGGGTCTGGACCAGTTCGTCGGACTTGTCGTTGACCTTGGTTTCCAGGTCCTCGAACTTTCCCTCGAA includes these proteins:
- a CDS encoding alkene reductase; the protein is MTSLFDSYQLGGRTLPNRIVMAPMSRARATVDGLPTPSTATYYAQRASAGLLVSEGVQPSLQGQSNPYTPGLHNDEQVAAWRPVTEAVHTAGGRIFAQLMHAGRVGHEAVAGFRPVAPSAVRLEAELFTGPRGRLPAPVPRALATSEVAGEVAAFADAARRAVDAGFDGIELHGANGYLIQQFLSSNVNQRTDAYGGSVTGRIRFAVEVAEAVVDAIGADRVGIRLSPAGTIWDVEESEVAELYTALYRELARIGVTYVHTLNSADLELTAALRKAWPHTYIMNPSAGIVGPQADRERGEYWLSQGMDLIGYGRAFIGNPDLVERFRRGAALREAYVETYYQGGDRGYIDYPPLAG
- a CDS encoding MerR family transcriptional regulator — translated: MRIGELARRTGVSVRSLRYYEEQHLLPAVRSTSGQRQYPESAVGRVELIQQLYAAGLSSKTILGIMPCMVTGEVTPMLLDRLTGERDRIDQQIAGLTSTRDRLDAIISASSDLMSRGERCTTHGLLPGEHLHDLCSSASTVK
- a CDS encoding response regulator transcription factor — encoded protein: MHPASAERILVDLRAQDPVSQAGVASQLRTRPEVRIVDPAGTEDAQVVLVVVDLIDDEVLSLLRQLQRTGTARGVLVTTHIDEQQLVSAAECGFVGVIRRTEATPERLVQVIAAVAKGEGHVPADLLGTLLAQVGRLQGEVLGPRGLNFTGLSAREIEVLRLVAEGYDTADIALKLAYSERTIKNVLHAVMTRLNLRNRSHAVAYALRQGLI
- a CDS encoding HYR domain-containing protein; this encodes MRLSALRPASRGSGGSRADGEPAERSDAFRVAALTLALLLAVSVVPGVAVDRGSPAPEGVTPAVVERSLDPGESTEVVKEVRTPVVPPRPDVVLLVDATLSMQDTLTDLRDDLEKITTGVRASQPDSQFAVARYGDQTDGERVFEVKQALTHDLKAVTTAVNALKADLGQGSPGPAEDWINALWQIANGADGKTRFREDASPVVVLVGDASSHDPSKGHTLTDATNALVDAGVRVIGVDVETYLGDGLNGNGDNGNGPGQNGEPTHEPNQATKVIQATNGTLFQGIDADQVAEKITEGLTNLPTTVSHQPVNCDPALRVRLEPESQQVTSGQVATFRETIELAEDAPQGAAVECGVQFLLDGKVPDPDSTVHGNLFDDASQEPGDGDARTGPTDGRGERDTVTTVTGGTIAGTHGGQHGTQTGGTLGGALGGTTATSWGGHHGGQHGGHEGGQQGGQHGGPGGDPGGPGGPGGDPGGPGGPGGDPGGPGGPGGDPGGPGGPGGPGGDPGGPGGPGGDPGGPGGDPGGPGDPGGPGGDPGGPGGPGGDPGGPGGDPGGPGGDPGGPGGDDDDPPPAPNYRQRITIAVNDVTAPVIVVDDRTVDATDGRGARITFPATAVDEVDGPLPVTCDPRSGSLFPVGRTTVTCTATDSAANEGTDTATFTVLPAPVPPDPPDPPDQPDPPDPSDPPRPPDPPRPPSADVAVSATIAPARAYPGQRISAGFVITNAGPDTARDVVLDTTWPRTRDADRRTLAPPTACTRRAPCSIAPGGRLVVTQRAEYRAAVTGDVRASVRGSLADPDQRDNTATARIRVLQPKLTVTPKVGTPGEVALVRGTDFPPGAVVSLSWKPGITPARSSVRVSPDGTFTVQMLVLRKDHLGPRELRADVRGLDRLTKPFLVVQRNLQPPDFAGRS
- a CDS encoding DUF4255 domain-containing protein, whose amino-acid sequence is MIHEVDEVLRTLFRTDVLEGAQIAVVFDAPTREWAAKVNAPTINLYLYDIREDMRLRERGLHNEYDARGVVVARRRPPRFFKLSYLITAWTKRPEDEHRLLSSLLACLLRHESLPSERLTGALADIGVAVPMTVALPPPEDRSFADVWSALGGELKPSLDLVVSVPVTESPVYPVGPPVTDEGLRLGFTDHDPQDPAAGTPARERTPGGAELPIYGRQPGRPDPAAREPGTGEPGVGTSPGAGRRRQAGIGRRISEERRG
- a CDS encoding HEAT repeat domain-containing protein, which produces MRLNMVFRDEIDPQELANFAEQKQWIFHGSYPATESEPAELTWASPTGVGIHLIEDEVLDLIYLSIESDSIKGTREGDLREVARSISERFETIEPQELLDLYHSEPDWNGKVLALMLVAAVAGEYSTGISEAVKSGFSSQSSDVRKAAAIASMYTPWSDLREIVEAVSRSDPDDQVRNLAATSLANFP